The stretch of DNA GGTCAAGCTGATCGAGGACGGCGCCACCAAGCAGCGCACCCAGACCGTGCCGAAGGAAACCCGGCGCATCCCGCTCAAGCAGGAAAACATCGACTTCATCAAGCACACCATGGTGGGCGTGACCCAGGATCCGGGCGGCACCGGACGCCGCGTGTTCGCCAACGCCGGCTACATCTCGGCCGGCAAGACCGGCACCGCGCAGGTGATCGGCCTGAAGGGCGGCAAGTACAACGCCAACGCGATCGACGAGCGCCACCGCGACAACGCGCTTTACGTCGCCTTTGCTCCGGCCGACAAGCCGACCATCGCGCTGGCGCTGATCGTCGAGAACGCCGGCTTCGGCGCCGCGGCTGCGGCCCCGATCGCGCGCAAGGCGCTCGACTACTACCTGCTGGGCAAGCGCCCGGCGCCGCCGGCCCCGAAGAATGCGCCGGCCCCGAAGGCCGCGCCGGCGCCGAAAGCCCCGGCGCCTGCGCCGGCCGCCGCGCCGGGCCCGGTCATCCAGGCCACCGCCGCGGGCACGCCCGGCGTCCCCGCCACACGAAAGGAATAAGCCATGGCGCACATTCCAGAACGCCGCTCGCTGCGGCGCCGCCTGCGTCCCTATTTCGCGGTCTTCGACTGGCCGCTCGGCCTGGTGCTGTTCGTGCTGATGATGACCAGCCTGATCACCATGGCCTCGGCCGGCGCCGAGTTCCCGGACCGCGTCGAGCACCAGATCCGCAACTTCCTGCTGTCCTTCGCCGTCATGTGGATCGCGGCCAACGTGCCGCCGCAAACCCTGATGCGGCTGGCCGTGCCGATCTATACCTTCGGGGTCGCGCTCCTGATCGCGGTGGCGATGTTCGGCATCATCAAGAAGGGCGCGCGACGCTGGCTGCACGTGGGCATCGACATCCAGCCCTCCGAGATCCTGAAGATCGCGACGCCGCTGATGCTGGCCTGGTACTTCCAGCAGCGCGCCAACGCCGGCACCTGGAAGAACTACCTCATCGCGGCGGTGATCCTCCTGATCCCGTTCTCGCTGATCGCCAAGCAGCCCGACCTGGGCACCGGCCTGATGGTGTTCGCTTCGGGCTTCTACGTGATCTTCCTGGCCGGCCTGCCGTGGAAGGCCATCATCGCGCTGGGCGTGTCGGCTGCGGCGGCGATGCCGATCGCCTGGTCGATGCTGCACGACTACCAGCGCGAGCGGGTGATGACCCTGATCGATCCGACCTCCGACCCGCTGGGCAAGGGCTTCCACATCATCCAGTCCGAGATCGCGATCGGTTCGGGCGGCATGTTCGGCAAGGGCTACGGGCAGGGCACCCAGGGCGCCCTGGAATTCGTGCCCGAGCAGACCACCGACTTCGTGTTCGCCGTGTACTCGGAAGAATTCGGCATGGTCGGCAACCTGTTCCTGCTGTTCGTCTACCTGCTCCTGATCGGGCGCGGACTGATGATCGCCGCCAACGCGCCGAACACCTTCTCGCGCCTGCTGGCCGGGGCGATCACGATGATGTTCTTCACTTATGCTTTCGTCAACATGGGCATGGTGATTGGTATCCTGCCGGTCGTCGGAGTTCCCTTACCTTTCATGAGCTACGGCGGAACAGCCTTCATTACGCTCGGCCTCGGCGCTGGTATATTGATGAGTATTCAAAGACATCGTAAACTAGTGCAGACGTAATTTAACAAGGACCGCGCATGGCCGTTCCAAGAAAACAACTTGCCACGGTCATCGCATTGGCCATCTTTGTCACCGGCTGCAGCACCACCGACACCGGCGAGCGCAAAAGCCTGATTCCTTTGCCGTGGAAGCATCCCAAGGCGAAGGTCAGCGAATTGCCCAAGCTGCCGCCCGCCAATTCCGGGCGCGGCGGCTACTACAAGGACGACGGCCCCGGGCTGAATCCGCCGCCGGGCCTGATGGACCTGCCCGATGCGGTGGTCAAGGCCGAACCCTATTCGCGCTGGGCCAACCGTCCTTACGCGGTGTTCGGCCAGACCTATACCCCGATCCTGCACCAGGATCCCTTCATGCAGCGCGGCGTCGCCAGCTGGTACGGCGTGAAATTCCACGGCCAGAAGACCTCCTCCGGCGAACTCTACGACATGTACAAGATGACGGCGGCGCACCCGACGCTGCCGATTCCTTCCTATGCGCGC from Massilia varians encodes:
- the rodA gene encoding rod shape-determining protein RodA; protein product: MAHIPERRSLRRRLRPYFAVFDWPLGLVLFVLMMTSLITMASAGAEFPDRVEHQIRNFLLSFAVMWIAANVPPQTLMRLAVPIYTFGVALLIAVAMFGIIKKGARRWLHVGIDIQPSEILKIATPLMLAWYFQQRANAGTWKNYLIAAVILLIPFSLIAKQPDLGTGLMVFASGFYVIFLAGLPWKAIIALGVSAAAAMPIAWSMLHDYQRERVMTLIDPTSDPLGKGFHIIQSEIAIGSGGMFGKGYGQGTQGALEFVPEQTTDFVFAVYSEEFGMVGNLFLLFVYLLLIGRGLMIAANAPNTFSRLLAGAITMMFFTYAFVNMGMVIGILPVVGVPLPFMSYGGTAFITLGLGAGILMSIQRHRKLVQT